A region of Vigna radiata var. radiata cultivar VC1973A chromosome 6, Vradiata_ver6, whole genome shotgun sequence DNA encodes the following proteins:
- the LOC106763565 gene encoding uncharacterized protein LOC106763565, with protein MTEDNNRTGGHNEGHRDGHNDDHNSDHNDSRHDDSGRPPRSPELLPFTEVVMQALMPDRPPPQIEKFDGTIDPEHHLRNFVDSMAFYSKSDPVKCTAFSLSLKGEALEWYYTLPPNSIDNFHTVTTLFKRQFSANRRERMSAAELVNLKQGRDEPLRTFMRRYSEAARRVKGVTHEFIINNLPNCLKPGHVSESLYAKLPKTMEELQEKMAKFIKMEDQIHYRKKLEAPITEAKREDQRPHDKGRNRKPLRGGPPVPLGPCYDHYARLTVLREKVFEKALQTNLITVRRRHSPRGADESKTCRFHDNRGHSTEGCQSLKDEIERLICAGYLREFVKV; from the coding sequence ATGACGGAAGACAACAACCGTACTGGCGGCCACAACGAGGGCCATAGGGACGGTCACAACGACGACCATAACAGCGACCATAACGACAGTCGCCATGATGACAGCGGTCGCCCTCCACGATCGCCTGAGCTACTACCTTTCACTGAAGTCGTTATGCAGGCTCTAATGCCCGATCGGCCTCCCCCGCAAATTGAAAAATTCGACGGAACAATAGACCCCGAACACCATCTCCGGAATTTCGTCGACTCCATGGCCTTCTACTCCAAAAGTGATCCAGTCAAGTGCACAGCTTTCTCCCTGTCCCTGAAAGGTGAAGCTCTAGAATGGTATTACACTCTTCCTCCCAATTCTATTGACAATTTTCATACTGTCACCACTCTATTCAAAAGGCAGTTTTCAGCCAACCGGAGGGAGAGGATGTCTGCCGCCGAACTCGTCAATCTCAAACAAGGGAGGGACGAGCCATTGAGAACATTCATGCGTAGATATTCTGAGGCGGCCAGAAGAGTGAAAGGTGTCACCCATGAATTCATCATCAACAACCTGCCCAACTGTCTAAAACCGGGACATGTTTCAGAAAGCCTGTACGCTAAATTACCGAAGACGATGGAGGAATTACAGGAAAAGATGGCCAAGTTCATTAAAATGGAAGATCAGATACACTACCGCAAGAAGCTTGAGGCCCCCATAACTGAAGCTAAACGCGAGGACCAACGACCGCATGATAAGGGTCGTAATCGAAAGCCTCTACGAGGAGGCCCTCCAGTTCCGCTCGGTCCCTGCTACGATCACTACGCACGCCTCACAGTTCTGAGGGAGAAAGTGTTCGAGAAAGCCCTCCAAACCAACCTGATCACCGTTCGCAGACGACACTCGCCCAGGGGTGCGGACGAATCCAAAACCTGTCGGTTTCATGACAACCGAGGGCACTCTACAGAAGGCTGTCAGAGCCTTAAGGATGAAATCGAAAGATTAATCTGTGCCGGATATCTACGGGAGTTTGTCAAAGTATAG
- the LOC111241799 gene encoding uncharacterized protein LOC111241799, with protein MNRTIGDNIVKLVFEMGLVHVVDEIGGVRKDDKDVIEEEAAPKNYAEQRKKKLLKKQCRESLMRTAEDHKCLIEKLKREVNDLEQELEKEKAKRRSKKSTSDDGFQSAGCPEAATDDAFVSPVRFSAEEAGGMSNDGFQSAGCPQATTDVAFVSPVRLSAEEGGGMSNNEEGPLSPDAPGGMAEKQSQLRTYVRIGSRRRVKSKALRTPYTGNV; from the exons ATGAATAGAACTATTGGAGACAAcattgtgaaacttgtgtttgaAATGGGTTTG GTTCATGTTGTAGATGAAATTGGTGGTGTAAGGAAGGATGACAAAGATGTCATAGAAGAAGAAGCAGCACCAAAAAACTATGCAgagcaaagaaaaaagaaattgctAAAAAAACAATGCAGGGAGAGTTTAATGCGCACTGCAGAGGATCATAAGTgtttaattgaaaaacttaaaagggAGGTGAATGACTTAGAGCAAGAGTTGGAGAAAGAGAAGGccaaaagaagaagtaaaaagtCAACTTCAGATGACGGTTTTCAGAGTGCTGGATGTCCAGAAGCAGCAACTGACGATGCATTCGTTTCACCTGTTCGTTTTTCGGCCGAGGAAGCGGGTGGAATGAGTAATGACGGTTTTCAGAGTGCTGGATGTCCACAAGCAACAACTGATGTTGCATTCGTTTCACCTGTTCGTTTGTCGGCCGAGGAAGGGGGTGGAATGAGTAACAATGAAGAAGGTCCATTGTCGCCAGATGCACCAGGTGGAATGGCTGAGAAGCAATCACAGCTCAGGACTTATGTTAGGATTGGTTCAAGAAGAAGAGTTAAGAGCAAAGCACTTAGGACACCTTACACAGGAAATGTATGA
- the LOC111241861 gene encoding uncharacterized protein LOC111241861: MASEIPNWRVRTSLDSSYIIGMNRLLREDHVLRICETPFRWCVYLHEKVDINCELIKVMSEWYVGERVRDLPEIKAAFELFDGGIGVPQLPKRCRVNEAVDDSSDDGTFEANLEETLKKNNEEMMALSSRLVFLKNEVCKIREIPIVDEEGVGGLDEEPLGEEGVGGVDEEPLGEEGVGGVDEEPLGEEGVGRVGEEPLVEEGVGVVDEEPLGGEEGVGGVHEEPLGEGVGGVHEEPLGEGVGGVHQEPLGGASNEEPVAEFEQEVQKVIKIVEIVEYEQSDAPQPMAIEPLRAVAGDPRPNVNADQLYIAVGVRDRPHR; encoded by the exons ATGGCTTCCGAAATCCCAAAT TGGAGGGTTCGTACTTCTTTGGATTCATCTTATATTATTGGAATGAATCGTTTGTTGAGAGAAGATCATGTTCTACGAATTTGTGAGACACCTTTCAGGTGGTGTGTGTACCTACATGAAAAGGTGGACATAAACTGTGAGTTAATTAAGGTGATG TCTGAGTGGTATGTTGGGGAACGTGTCCGTGACCTGCCCGAAATCAAAGCTGCATTTGAGTTGTTTGATGGAGGGATAGGTGTACCGCAGTTGCCAAAACGATGTAGAGTTAATGAAGCTGTAGATGATAGCTCCGATGATGGCACCTTTGAAGCAAACCTTGAGGAGACATTGAAGAAGAATAATGAAGAAATGATGGCGTTGTCTTCAAGGCTAGTTTTTTTGAAGAATGAGGTATGTAAAATTCGTGAGATTCCAATTGTGGATGAAGAAGGTGTTGGAGGACTTGATGAAGAACCTTTAGGTGAAGAAGGTGTTGGAGGAGTTGATGAAGAACCTTTAGGTGAAGAAGGTGTTGGAGGAGTTGATGAAGAACCTTTAGGTGAAGAAGGTGTTGGGCGAGTTGGTGAAGAACCTTTAGTTGAAGAAGGTGTTGGAGTTGTTGATGAAGAACCTTTAGGTGGTGAAGAAGGTGTTGGAGGAGTTCATGAAGAACCTTTAGGTGAAGGTGTTGGAGGAGTTCATGAAGAACCTTTAGGTGAAGGTGTTGGAGGAGTTCATCAAGAACCTTTAG GTGGAGCTTCCAATGAAGAACCTGTGGCTGAATTTGAACAAGAAGTTCAAAAGGttattaaaattgttgaaattgttgaatATGAACAATCAGATGCACCGCAACCAATGGCAATCGAACCTCTGCGTGCAGTTGCTGGTGATCCAAGGCCTAACGTCAATGCTGACCAACTCTACATCGCCGTTGGCGTAAGGGATAGACCGCACAGGTAA